In a genomic window of Thermus albus:
- a CDS encoding plastocyanin/azurin family copper-binding protein has translation MIQIQGFTFHPARCFVALGGSLSFENQDAAPHTATADGGAFDTGILNQGQTSTPITFNQAGIYSYFCRVHPGMRGEIEVR, from the coding sequence GTGATTCAGATCCAAGGGTTTACCTTCCACCCTGCCCGCTGTTTTGTGGCCTTGGGGGGTAGCCTGAGCTTTGAGAACCAGGATGCGGCACCCCACACCGCCACCGCCGACGGTGGGGCCTTCGATACCGGAATCCTGAACCAGGGCCAGACCTCTACTCCCATCACCTTTAACCAGGCTGGGATCTACAGCTATTTCTGCCGGGTACATCCGGGTATGCGAGGAGAGATAGAGGTTAGGTAG
- a CDS encoding zf-HC2 domain-containing protein: MEHVEELLTDYVTGGLEAEEQARVETHLRTCPRCQGELGSLEQAFYALAESLTPVPPPPEGLSKIKARLRWDRRKRWAIRALLFAAIMAGVFILGAHLGQMTQIQAATLEKVAYWVSDPEAQWRLLSVEGENLGLLLWREDGRCLVLLREPPPPSLAYQLWGEEGGLLYPLAGGRTRILEADYGRFRTLVLSLEPEPERTASGKSRPSPPTHLLARLTLP; encoded by the coding sequence ATGGAACACGTGGAAGAGCTACTAACCGACTACGTCACAGGGGGCCTCGAGGCGGAGGAACAAGCGCGAGTGGAAACCCACCTGCGAACGTGTCCCCGATGCCAGGGTGAGCTAGGCTCCCTGGAACAAGCCTTCTACGCCTTGGCCGAAAGCTTGACCCCAGTTCCACCGCCCCCAGAAGGCCTGAGCAAGATCAAGGCCCGTCTCCGCTGGGATCGGCGAAAACGGTGGGCAATCCGGGCTCTTCTCTTTGCCGCTATTATGGCTGGAGTCTTCATCTTGGGAGCCCACCTGGGTCAGATGACCCAAATCCAAGCAGCAACCCTGGAAAAGGTGGCGTATTGGGTTAGCGATCCAGAAGCCCAGTGGCGCCTGCTGAGCGTCGAGGGAGAAAACCTAGGCCTCCTCCTATGGCGGGAGGACGGCCGCTGCCTGGTGCTGCTGCGGGAGCCTCCTCCCCCTAGCTTGGCCTACCAGCTTTGGGGCGAGGAAGGCGGCCTGCTGTATCCCTTGGCCGGGGGACGGACCCGCATCCTCGAGGCCGACTATGGTCGCTTCCGAACGTTGGTCCTCAGTCTGGAACCTGAGCCCGAGCGCACGGCCTCTGGAAAATCCAGACCCTCCCCTCCAACCCACCTCCTCGCCCGCTTAACCTTACCGTAA
- a CDS encoding RNA polymerase sigma factor produces the protein MNEKEEVFFQCQLLRMARGEEEALEALYHALAPRVLALIRRILNNPEIAKEVLQDTFLRVYQQAWRYDPTRGKPTTFVFAIARNLALTRLRGEGRQPLKDPTLDPHDPGGDREATWGIQPQGREDKVRITQALEGLSPPERLLLEEAFYLGLTHRELAERHGLPLGTVKARIRRALLKLKEKLGKA, from the coding sequence GTGAACGAGAAGGAGGAGGTCTTTTTCCAATGCCAGCTCCTACGGATGGCCCGCGGGGAAGAAGAGGCCTTGGAGGCTCTGTATCACGCCCTCGCTCCCCGGGTGCTTGCCTTGATACGGCGAATCCTGAACAACCCGGAGATAGCTAAGGAGGTCTTGCAAGATACCTTCTTGAGGGTATATCAACAGGCGTGGCGCTACGATCCCACAAGGGGGAAACCCACTACCTTTGTCTTTGCCATAGCCCGCAATCTCGCCCTTACCCGCTTGCGTGGAGAGGGGAGACAACCCCTTAAAGACCCCACCTTGGATCCCCACGATCCCGGGGGCGATCGGGAAGCCACCTGGGGAATCCAGCCTCAAGGCCGGGAGGACAAGGTGCGCATAACACAAGCCCTGGAGGGCCTATCTCCCCCAGAGCGCCTCCTCCTGGAGGAGGCCTTCTACCTTGGACTAACTCACCGGGAACTAGCCGAGCGCCACGGGCTACCCCTAGGAACGGTCAAGGCCCGCATCCGCCGAGCACTCCTTAAGCTAAAAGAGAAGCTAGGGAAGGCATAG
- the mqnP gene encoding menaquinone biosynthesis prenyltransferase MqnP, with translation MTRLRLYLDLIRFEHTLFALPFAYGGMLLAAGGWPGFRTFLLVTLAMVGARTMAMALNRLIDWRLDALNPRTQNRHLPKGLVKPWETLLLAGLGLTLLVYAGLSLNPLTARLLPVAVFFLTVYSYTKRFTWLCHYVLGLTIGAAAAGGWIAVTGSFHPTAYWLWAGVGLWIAGFDILYATQDFSFDRSHGVKSIPARFGIPLALGIARASHLFAWLSFLLAGLSYGAGPFYYLGLSLVGLLLAYEHSLVTPGDLSRVDLAFFQANVGVSLGMFLFIVLDLFGG, from the coding sequence ATGACCAGGCTACGGCTCTACCTGGACCTAATCCGCTTCGAGCACACCCTTTTCGCCCTTCCCTTTGCCTACGGAGGGATGCTCCTGGCAGCCGGGGGCTGGCCCGGATTTCGCACCTTCCTCCTGGTCACCCTGGCCATGGTGGGGGCCAGGACCATGGCCATGGCCCTGAACCGCCTCATTGACTGGCGGCTGGATGCCCTAAACCCCCGCACCCAGAACCGCCACCTGCCCAAAGGTCTGGTCAAGCCCTGGGAAACCCTCCTCCTTGCCGGCCTGGGCCTTACCCTTCTGGTTTATGCGGGGCTTTCCCTAAACCCCCTTACCGCAAGGCTCCTTCCGGTGGCGGTCTTTTTCCTAACCGTTTACAGCTACACCAAGCGCTTCACCTGGCTTTGCCACTATGTATTGGGGCTCACCATCGGGGCGGCCGCGGCAGGGGGTTGGATCGCCGTCACCGGGAGCTTCCACCCCACCGCCTACTGGCTTTGGGCCGGGGTGGGGCTTTGGATCGCGGGGTTTGACATCCTTTACGCCACCCAGGACTTTAGCTTTGATCGCTCCCATGGGGTGAAGAGCATCCCCGCCCGCTTTGGCATTCCCCTGGCCCTGGGCATCGCCCGCGCCTCCCATCTATTCGCATGGCTTTCCTTCCTCCTGGCTGGCCTTAGTTATGGAGCGGGGCCCTTCTACTACCTGGGCCTTTCCTTGGTGGGGCTTCTCCTAGCTTACGAACACAGCCTGGTGACCCCCGGGGACCTGAGCCGGGTGGACCTGGCTTTCTTCCAAGCCAACGTGGGGGTGAGCCTGGGGATGTTCCTGTTTATCGTGCTGGATCTCTTTGGGGGCTAA
- the panD gene encoding aspartate 1-decarboxylase — protein MFHAKIHRATVSHADLHYVGSVTVDQDLLDAAGILPYEQVDIYDITNGARLTTYALPGERGSGVVQVNGAAAHLVRPGDLVILVAYGIFEEEEARNLKPTVVLLDEGNRILEVRRG, from the coding sequence ATGTTCCACGCCAAGATCCATAGGGCCACGGTGAGCCATGCCGACCTTCACTACGTGGGTTCGGTAACCGTGGACCAGGACCTCTTGGATGCCGCCGGCATCCTGCCCTACGAGCAAGTGGATATCTACGACATCACCAATGGAGCCCGGCTCACCACCTACGCCCTTCCCGGGGAGAGGGGTTCGGGGGTGGTGCAGGTGAACGGGGCCGCCGCCCACCTGGTGCGCCCGGGGGACTTGGTGATCCTGGTGGCCTACGGGATCTTTGAGGAGGAAGAGGCCCGAAACCTTAAGCCCACCGTGGTTTTGCTGGACGAGGGAAACAGGATCCTCGAGGTGCGCCGGGGATGA
- a CDS encoding Rqc2 family fibronectin-binding protein has product MEGLLIHAFLRELTGELPALNLGLAFPDEGSLALLLKGRTGRIFNLVLRYRPPSPSLAQEEGTLLGEPKTPFQRQLQARVKGPLLEAEQLKLDRVVFFRFAGEKGFVDTPPSTLVLEATGRNANLLLLDEEGLILGVDRPITKEVNRYRELRPGLPYMPPPPYEKLDPRTLTLEDLHILLGKSLKEVVRHVDGIGLELMRELAKRAGLTPETPLDEEALAQVYQALKDVLEHPHLGTALSQELQVRWREEEKEALRKPLLEALRREERTLRARLLDQERALERLEEAEGLRRQADLLLARLREVPKGAEKVVLEDFEGRPVEIPLDPALSPQENAQRLYERARRLEGLAERALALIPKLEAQLQALQEEVRRVEKAELAELLALSRHPKGQKGPRLGLRYTSPSGFLVLVGRNAKENDLLTRTAHSEDLWFHAQGVPGSHVILKAEGKSPPLEDLLFAARLAAYHSKARGENQVPVDYTRKKHVWRPRKAAPGQVLYTHAKTLFVEGSLPQEAVEG; this is encoded by the coding sequence ATGGAAGGCCTCCTGATCCACGCCTTTTTGCGGGAGCTAACGGGGGAGCTCCCGGCCCTTAACCTGGGCCTGGCCTTCCCCGACGAGGGAAGCCTGGCCCTCCTCCTCAAGGGCAGGACGGGCCGGATCTTCAACCTGGTTCTCCGCTACCGCCCTCCCTCCCCTAGCCTAGCCCAGGAGGAAGGCACCCTTTTGGGCGAGCCCAAAACCCCCTTCCAACGGCAGCTGCAGGCCCGGGTAAAGGGACCCTTGCTGGAAGCTGAGCAACTCAAGCTGGACCGGGTGGTGTTTTTCCGCTTTGCCGGGGAAAAGGGGTTTGTGGACACGCCCCCCTCCACCCTGGTCCTGGAGGCCACGGGACGGAACGCTAACCTCCTCCTCCTGGACGAAGAAGGCCTGATCCTCGGGGTTGACCGGCCCATCACCAAGGAGGTGAACCGCTACCGGGAACTCCGCCCGGGCCTTCCCTACATGCCCCCACCCCCCTACGAGAAGCTGGACCCCCGCACCCTTACCCTAGAAGACCTCCACATCCTCCTTGGGAAATCCTTGAAGGAGGTGGTGCGCCATGTGGACGGGATAGGCCTGGAACTCATGCGGGAGCTGGCCAAAAGAGCGGGCCTCACCCCGGAAACCCCCTTGGATGAGGAAGCCCTGGCCCAGGTATACCAGGCCCTCAAGGATGTGCTGGAACACCCCCACCTGGGCACTGCCCTTTCCCAGGAGCTTCAGGTAAGGTGGCGGGAAGAAGAGAAAGAGGCCTTGAGAAAGCCCCTCCTCGAGGCCCTTAGAAGGGAAGAGCGAACCCTCCGCGCCCGGCTTCTTGACCAGGAAAGGGCTTTGGAAAGGCTGGAGGAAGCGGAAGGCCTGCGCCGGCAGGCCGACCTCCTCCTGGCCCGGCTTAGGGAGGTGCCCAAAGGGGCAGAAAAGGTGGTTTTAGAGGATTTTGAGGGAAGGCCGGTGGAAATCCCCCTAGACCCCGCCCTCTCCCCCCAGGAGAACGCCCAGAGGCTCTACGAAAGGGCGCGGCGCCTCGAGGGGCTGGCGGAGCGGGCCCTCGCCCTGATCCCTAAGCTGGAGGCCCAGCTCCAGGCCCTACAGGAGGAGGTCCGGCGGGTGGAAAAGGCTGAACTCGCGGAACTCCTCGCCCTCTCCCGGCACCCCAAGGGGCAAAAGGGGCCCAGGCTGGGCCTCCGCTATACTTCCCCTTCCGGATTCCTAGTCCTGGTGGGCAGGAACGCCAAGGAAAACGACCTTCTCACCCGCACCGCCCACTCCGAGGACCTCTGGTTCCATGCCCAAGGGGTGCCGGGAAGCCACGTGATCCTCAAGGCGGAAGGGAAGAGCCCGCCCCTGGAAGACCTCCTCTTCGCCGCCAGGCTGGCCGCCTACCACTCCAAGGCCCGCGGAGAAAACCAAGTTCCCGTGGACTACACCCGCAAAAAACACGTCTGGCGACCGCGCAAGGCCGCCCCAGGCCAGGTTCTCTACACCCACGCCAAGACCCTCTTCGTGGAGGGGTCGCTTCCCCAAGAGGCCGTAGAGGGGTAG
- a CDS encoding tRNA (adenine-N1)-methyltransferase, whose translation MEGELFLLKDGKGRAFLIRLKEGGVFHHHRGTVPHEAIAQVGPGGRVYTHLGEALSVHRPTLEEYLLHMRRSATPTYPKDASAMVTLLDLAPGMRVLEAGTGSGGLTLFLARAVGPMGLVETYEKRPQHLAQAEANVKAFWQVENVRFHLGSLEEATLERESFHGVALDLMEPWKVLAKATEALMLDRFLVAYLPNITQVLELVQRAEGLPLRLERVLEVSWREWEIRLPVAHPRFQQVGHTAFLAVFRKWKAS comes from the coding sequence ATGGAAGGGGAGCTCTTCCTTCTCAAGGATGGCAAAGGCCGAGCCTTCCTGATCCGCCTCAAGGAGGGTGGGGTTTTCCACCACCACCGGGGCACCGTGCCCCATGAGGCCATCGCCCAAGTGGGCCCAGGGGGAAGGGTCTACACCCACCTGGGAGAGGCCCTCTCCGTCCACCGGCCCACCTTGGAGGAGTACCTCCTGCACATGCGGCGAAGCGCCACCCCCACCTACCCCAAGGATGCCAGCGCCATGGTAACCCTTTTGGACCTGGCCCCGGGGATGCGGGTCCTCGAGGCGGGCACGGGCTCCGGGGGGCTCACCCTCTTCCTGGCCCGGGCGGTGGGGCCTATGGGGCTGGTGGAAACGTACGAGAAGCGCCCCCAGCACCTGGCCCAGGCAGAGGCCAATGTGAAGGCCTTCTGGCAGGTGGAGAACGTGCGCTTCCACCTGGGAAGCCTAGAGGAGGCCACCCTGGAAAGGGAGAGCTTCCACGGGGTGGCCCTGGACCTCATGGAACCCTGGAAGGTGCTGGCCAAGGCCACGGAGGCCCTCATGCTGGACCGCTTCCTGGTGGCCTACCTCCCCAACATCACCCAGGTGCTGGAACTGGTGCAAAGGGCCGAGGGCCTTCCCCTCAGGCTGGAACGGGTTTTGGAGGTTTCCTGGCGGGAGTGGGAGATAAGGCTACCCGTGGCCCATCCCCGCTTCCAGCAGGTGGGGCACACGGCCTTTTTGGCGGTCTTTAGGAAATGGAAGGCCTCCTGA
- a CDS encoding DsbA family protein: protein MRSLAFLILLGAALAQIGKPVEGFLQGIAPPPGSEVRVEEKNGRLLAVSYTGPLDASFLAQLVDRTTGMAFGAPLKEWVGKNAGNLKGQRVSLNLGEAFLVDLVLTEPMRARIGPRETREAALGEDRWVLGEKGPVLRIFSDFQCPFCQRLAREVLPQLKPRALKGELRISYRHFPLKEIHPEALPAAMAAECAGAQGSFWPYHDLLMGGRLGDYLGLARSLSLDLKAFASCLKHPQVAQRVEAERALALRLGLRGTPTAFAGPYRVPNPFDLEQVLDYLALAR, encoded by the coding sequence ATGAGGAGCCTGGCCTTCCTCATCCTCTTGGGCGCGGCCCTGGCCCAGATCGGCAAGCCGGTGGAAGGGTTTCTCCAGGGTATCGCACCCCCTCCGGGAAGCGAGGTCCGGGTGGAGGAGAAAAACGGCCGCCTCCTGGCGGTGAGCTATACCGGCCCCCTGGACGCCTCCTTTCTGGCCCAGTTGGTGGACAGGACCACGGGCATGGCCTTCGGGGCCCCTCTTAAGGAGTGGGTAGGGAAAAACGCGGGGAACCTTAAGGGGCAACGGGTCAGCCTGAACTTGGGAGAGGCCTTTCTTGTGGACCTCGTCCTCACGGAGCCCATGCGGGCCCGGATAGGCCCCAGGGAAACTCGGGAAGCGGCCCTGGGCGAGGACCGCTGGGTGCTAGGGGAAAAGGGCCCCGTGCTGCGCATCTTCTCGGACTTCCAATGCCCCTTCTGCCAGCGTCTGGCCCGTGAGGTGCTTCCCCAGCTGAAACCCCGGGCCCTCAAGGGGGAACTCCGGATCAGCTACCGTCACTTCCCCCTCAAGGAGATCCATCCCGAAGCCCTCCCCGCCGCCATGGCCGCGGAGTGCGCCGGGGCGCAAGGAAGCTTTTGGCCCTACCACGACCTCCTGATGGGGGGGAGGCTTGGGGATTACCTGGGCCTGGCCCGCTCCCTCTCCCTGGACCTGAAGGCCTTTGCCAGCTGCCTCAAGCACCCCCAGGTGGCCCAGCGGGTGGAGGCCGAGCGGGCCTTGGCCCTCCGCCTGGGCCTTAGGGGAACCCCCACCGCCTTCGCTGGACCCTACCGGGTCCCCAACCCCTTTGACCTGGAGCAGGTCCTGGACTATCTGGCCCTGGCCCGCTAA
- a CDS encoding cyclic-di-AMP receptor — protein MKLIVAIVQDTDAPGLTKALLERGLQSTKLASTGGFLREGNTTLLIGLEDDRVPEVLDLIREKCRTRTRLVTRGFPLSEAPDPFLAQPVEVQVGGAVVFVLPVEGFFKV, from the coding sequence ATGAAGCTCATCGTGGCCATCGTGCAGGATACGGACGCCCCTGGCCTCACCAAGGCCCTTTTGGAGCGGGGGCTGCAGTCCACCAAACTGGCCTCCACCGGCGGCTTTTTGCGGGAAGGGAACACCACCTTGCTCATCGGCCTCGAGGACGATAGGGTTCCCGAAGTCTTGGATTTGATCCGGGAAAAGTGCCGCACCCGCACCCGCCTGGTCACCCGGGGCTTCCCTTTGTCGGAAGCTCCCGACCCCTTTTTGGCCCAACCCGTGGAGGTGCAGGTGGGGGGGGCCGTGGTCTTCGTGTTGCCGGTGGAAGGCTTCTTCAAGGTATGA
- the carB gene encoding carbamoyl-phosphate synthase large subunit — MPPRRDLKKILIIGSGPITIGQAAEFDYSGTQAVKALRGAGYEAILVNSNPATIMTDPELAERTYLEPLTLEYLEKVIAKERPDALLPTLGGQTALNLSMALHEEGILARYGVELIGAKAEAIKKGEDREEFQKAMRKIGLEVPRGQMVSSLEEGLHFAREVGYPVVVRPSFTLGGTGGGIAHSEAELKEILGRGLLLSPVHTALVEESVLGWKEFELEVMRDHADTVVIITSIENVDPMGVHTGDSITVAPAQTLSDVEYQRMRDAAKAVIREIGVDTGGSNIQFAVDPRTGRQVVIEMNPRVSRSSALASKATGFPIAKIAALLAVGYRLDELPNDITRKTPASFEPTIDYVVVKIPRFAFEKFKDLPNTLGGLTDQLGTQMKSVGEVMAIGRTFKEALMKALRGLERDVKALAQVRTEDLEKKLYPNPDRIYAVIELLRRGMPLEDLHQATRIDRWFLHQIQEIVEAEAWLRHNPPKDREDWRFYKGLGLTDARMGEILGRGEGEVRTERKALGVVPVYKTVDTCAAEFEAYTPYHYSTYELEDEVWPTPKPKVVILGSGPIRIGQGVEFDYATVHAVWALREAGYETIMVNSNPETVSTDYDTADRLYFEPLTLEDVLNLVEHEKPLGVIATLGGQTPLKLAKGLEEAGVRLLGTPFAAIHKAEDRQEFNRLCQELGIPQPEGRVAATPEEALRLAQEVGFPLLARPSYVLGGRAMRVLHGREELERYLEEVYEPLQDKPSILLDRYLEGALELDVDALCDGEEVMIAGVMEHVERAGVHSGDSATVLPPVHLSPAALEKVKAYTRKLALALGVKGLLNVQYAVLGEEVYILEANPRASRTVPFVSKAIGVPLAKLAALIAVGKTLKELGVRNLEPVPPYYAVKEVVIPWLKFPGVIPVLGPEMRSTGESMGLDQDPYLAYYKAQLGAGQRLPLSGRVRFLEEGLPEKERARLEEVRRAYLDAGFTLSHEDYDLLIGPIPHPELRRAVEKGLPFITTLEGAWWSLKAILRVREKGTTVKSLQEWHGILEKA; from the coding sequence ATGCCGCCGAGAAGAGACCTCAAGAAAATCCTCATCATCGGTTCCGGGCCCATCACCATCGGCCAGGCTGCGGAGTTTGACTACTCGGGCACCCAGGCGGTGAAGGCCCTAAGGGGTGCGGGCTATGAGGCCATCTTGGTCAACTCCAACCCCGCCACCATCATGACCGACCCCGAGCTGGCCGAGCGCACCTACCTGGAACCCCTGACCCTGGAGTACCTGGAAAAGGTGATCGCCAAGGAACGCCCCGACGCCCTCCTGCCCACCTTGGGGGGCCAGACCGCCCTAAATCTGTCCATGGCCCTCCACGAGGAAGGCATCCTCGCCCGCTACGGGGTGGAGCTTATTGGGGCCAAGGCGGAGGCCATCAAGAAGGGAGAGGACCGTGAGGAGTTCCAGAAGGCCATGCGCAAGATCGGCCTCGAGGTGCCCCGGGGCCAGATGGTGAGTAGCCTGGAGGAGGGCCTGCACTTTGCCCGGGAGGTGGGCTACCCCGTGGTGGTCCGCCCCTCCTTCACCCTCGGGGGCACCGGGGGCGGCATCGCCCATAGCGAGGCGGAGCTAAAGGAAATCCTGGGCCGGGGCCTCCTCCTTTCCCCGGTGCACACCGCCTTGGTGGAGGAATCGGTCCTGGGCTGGAAGGAGTTTGAGCTGGAGGTGATGCGGGACCATGCGGACACCGTGGTCATCATCACCAGCATTGAAAACGTGGACCCCATGGGGGTGCACACGGGGGACTCCATCACCGTGGCCCCCGCCCAAACCCTTTCCGATGTGGAGTACCAAAGGATGCGGGATGCCGCCAAGGCGGTGATCCGGGAGATCGGGGTGGACACCGGGGGCTCCAACATCCAGTTCGCCGTGGACCCCAGGACAGGCCGCCAGGTGGTCATTGAGATGAACCCCCGGGTCTCCCGCTCCAGCGCCCTGGCCTCCAAGGCCACGGGCTTTCCCATCGCCAAGATCGCCGCTCTCTTGGCAGTGGGGTACCGCCTGGACGAGCTTCCCAACGACATCACCCGCAAGACCCCAGCCTCCTTTGAACCCACCATTGACTACGTGGTGGTCAAGATCCCCCGCTTTGCCTTTGAGAAGTTCAAGGACCTCCCCAACACCCTGGGAGGCCTCACGGACCAGCTGGGCACCCAGATGAAATCCGTGGGGGAGGTGATGGCCATCGGCCGCACCTTCAAGGAGGCCCTCATGAAGGCCCTGAGGGGCCTGGAGCGGGACGTGAAGGCCCTGGCCCAGGTGCGCACGGAAGATTTGGAGAAAAAGCTCTACCCAAACCCCGACCGCATCTATGCGGTCATAGAGCTCTTGCGGCGGGGGATGCCCCTCGAGGACCTCCACCAGGCCACCCGGATTGACCGGTGGTTCCTGCATCAAATCCAGGAGATCGTGGAGGCCGAGGCTTGGCTAAGGCATAACCCACCTAAGGACCGGGAGGACTGGCGCTTCTACAAGGGTCTGGGCCTCACCGATGCCCGCATGGGGGAGATTTTGGGCAGAGGAGAAGGGGAGGTGCGCACCGAGCGCAAGGCCTTGGGGGTGGTCCCCGTCTACAAGACCGTGGACACCTGCGCTGCGGAGTTTGAGGCCTACACCCCCTACCACTACTCCACCTACGAGCTGGAGGACGAGGTCTGGCCCACGCCAAAACCCAAGGTGGTGATCCTGGGCTCGGGGCCCATCCGCATCGGCCAAGGGGTGGAGTTTGACTACGCCACGGTGCATGCGGTCTGGGCCCTGCGGGAGGCGGGCTACGAAACCATCATGGTGAACTCCAACCCGGAGACGGTCTCCACCGACTACGACACCGCGGACCGCCTCTACTTTGAGCCCCTTACCCTGGAGGATGTCCTCAACCTGGTGGAGCACGAGAAGCCCCTGGGGGTCATCGCCACCTTGGGCGGCCAAACCCCCCTGAAGCTGGCCAAGGGCCTGGAGGAGGCTGGGGTACGGCTTCTCGGCACCCCGTTCGCCGCCATCCATAAGGCGGAGGACCGCCAGGAGTTTAACCGCCTTTGCCAAGAGCTTGGCATCCCCCAGCCCGAGGGCCGGGTGGCAGCCACCCCCGAGGAAGCCCTTCGCTTGGCCCAGGAGGTGGGCTTTCCCCTCCTGGCCCGGCCCAGCTACGTGCTGGGAGGCCGGGCCATGCGGGTGCTCCACGGCCGGGAAGAACTGGAGCGCTACCTGGAGGAGGTCTACGAACCCCTTCAGGACAAGCCCTCCATCCTCCTGGACCGGTACCTGGAAGGCGCCTTAGAGCTGGACGTGGACGCCCTTTGCGACGGGGAAGAGGTGATGATCGCCGGGGTGATGGAGCACGTGGAGCGGGCCGGGGTGCACTCAGGGGACTCGGCCACGGTGCTACCCCCCGTGCACCTCTCCCCTGCCGCCTTGGAAAAGGTGAAGGCCTACACCCGGAAGCTGGCCTTGGCCCTGGGGGTTAAGGGGCTATTGAACGTGCAGTATGCGGTCCTTGGGGAAGAGGTGTACATCCTCGAGGCCAACCCCCGGGCAAGCCGCACCGTGCCCTTCGTTTCCAAGGCCATCGGGGTTCCCCTGGCCAAACTGGCCGCCCTCATCGCTGTGGGCAAAACCCTCAAGGAGCTAGGGGTGCGGAACCTGGAACCCGTGCCCCCCTACTATGCCGTGAAGGAGGTGGTCATCCCCTGGCTCAAGTTCCCGGGGGTCATCCCGGTCCTGGGGCCCGAGATGCGCTCCACCGGGGAGAGCATGGGCCTGGACCAGGACCCCTACCTGGCCTACTACAAGGCCCAGCTGGGGGCAGGCCAAAGGCTCCCCCTCTCGGGACGGGTCCGCTTCTTGGAGGAAGGGCTTCCCGAAAAGGAGCGGGCCCGGCTAGAGGAAGTGCGCCGGGCCTACTTGGATGCCGGCTTCACCCTTTCCCACGAAGATTACGATCTGCTTATCGGCCCTATCCCTCATCCCGAGCTGAGGCGGGCGGTGGAGAAGGGCCTTCCCTTCATCACCACCCTGGAGGGAGCCTGGTGGAGCCTAAAGGCCATCCTGAGGGTCCGGGAGAAGGGCACCACGGTCAAAAGCCTTCAGGAGTGGCACGGCATCCTGGAGAAAGCCTAA
- a CDS encoding rhodanese-like domain-containing protein, with protein MRRVKPEELPALLNQGVKVVDVRPADKRHTPLPFAAEWVPLEKIQAGEHHLPRVPLLLVCEKGLISQVAALYLEAEGYEAMSLEGGLQALTVGG; from the coding sequence ATGCGTAGGGTCAAACCCGAGGAGCTCCCGGCCCTTTTGAACCAGGGGGTGAAGGTGGTGGATGTCCGCCCCGCGGACAAGCGCCACACCCCCTTGCCCTTTGCGGCGGAGTGGGTTCCCTTGGAGAAGATCCAAGCAGGGGAACACCACCTGCCCCGGGTTCCCCTCCTCCTGGTGTGCGAGAAGGGGCTTATCAGCCAGGTGGCGGCCCTTTACCTGGAGGCGGAAGGGTATGAGGCCATGAGCCTGGAGGGGGGGCTTCAGGCCTTGACGGTGGGGGGTTAG